A single region of the Pseudomonas sp. GGS8 genome encodes:
- a CDS encoding protein-disulfide reductase DsbD: protein MRRLLCLLFLVLALPASAAGLLDSRPSSTLGSINNSADFLPVREAFQLSLVDSTPQSVKLRFVATEGYYLYRHRFQFRADPADVGLGAAQLPKGEQKHDEYFGDVEVYHGILDVELPRTDSRAFTLAVTYQGCADKGLCYPPETERLSIDGSGSAISGNTPTKANWSWSELALFFLAGVGLTFTPCVWPMLPILSGVVLRDQVGGLRGFKLSLAYVLPMAACFASLGALMGLFGAQLNLQARLQSAWVLVPFAMFFALFALAMFGVFELKLPYAISSRLNRIAGRTQGGSLWGAAVLGVVSSLLVSPCVTAPLVGALLYISASGDAVGGALKLLMIGLGMGLPLILVATGGAAWLPKSGPWLLLVKNIIGIMLLSVALGLLSRVLPGPVTLLLIGLLWGGVGLFLGALEFVYKPPRKRLAQLLGLFLLFYALACWYGALSGHSNPLNPIGQPRIVASNEQQPQIASTWQTITTPAELDRALAEAKSSGTPLLLDWYADWCISCKVIEHEVLNDANVVERLKGYRLIRFDITASNSEQRALLDRYKLFGPPSLMFFGKDGVERTDVRVIGEINATNFAKRVAKANDRI from the coding sequence ATGCGCCGTTTGCTCTGCCTGCTGTTTTTAGTGCTCGCCCTGCCGGCCTCCGCCGCCGGATTGCTGGACAGTCGCCCCAGTTCCACGCTGGGTTCGATCAACAACAGTGCCGACTTCCTGCCGGTGCGCGAAGCCTTTCAGTTGAGCCTGGTAGACAGCACACCGCAATCGGTCAAGCTGCGCTTCGTCGCCACGGAGGGTTACTACCTCTACCGCCATCGCTTCCAGTTTCGCGCCGACCCGGCCGACGTTGGTCTCGGCGCGGCTCAATTGCCCAAGGGCGAACAAAAGCATGATGAATACTTCGGCGATGTCGAGGTTTACCACGGCATTCTCGATGTAGAACTGCCACGCACCGACTCCCGCGCCTTTACGCTGGCCGTGACCTATCAAGGCTGCGCCGACAAAGGCCTGTGCTACCCGCCCGAGACCGAGCGCCTGAGCATTGATGGCAGCGGCAGCGCTATTTCGGGTAACACCCCCACCAAGGCTAACTGGAGCTGGAGCGAACTGGCATTGTTTTTTCTCGCTGGCGTGGGCCTGACCTTCACCCCATGTGTATGGCCCATGCTGCCGATTCTGTCCGGTGTGGTGCTGCGCGATCAGGTGGGTGGATTGCGTGGTTTCAAACTGTCCCTGGCGTATGTTCTGCCAATGGCGGCGTGCTTCGCCTCGCTCGGTGCGCTAATGGGTCTATTTGGCGCCCAGCTCAATCTTCAGGCCCGACTGCAATCGGCCTGGGTATTGGTGCCGTTCGCAATGTTTTTCGCCCTTTTCGCCCTGGCCATGTTCGGCGTCTTCGAGCTGAAACTGCCCTACGCCATCAGCAGCCGCCTGAACCGAATTGCCGGCCGCACTCAAGGTGGCTCGTTGTGGGGAGCCGCGGTGCTGGGCGTGGTCTCGAGCTTGCTGGTCTCTCCGTGCGTTACCGCGCCACTGGTCGGTGCCTTGCTCTATATCAGCGCCAGCGGCGATGCAGTAGGGGGTGCGCTGAAACTGCTCATGATCGGCCTTGGCATGGGGCTGCCGCTGATACTGGTGGCTACCGGCGGGGCGGCATGGCTTCCCAAAAGCGGTCCCTGGCTGCTCTTGGTCAAAAACATCATTGGCATCATGTTGCTGAGCGTCGCCCTCGGCCTGCTGAGTCGTGTGCTGCCAGGCCCGGTAACGCTGCTACTGATCGGACTGTTATGGGGCGGCGTAGGCTTGTTTCTCGGGGCACTGGAGTTTGTTTACAAACCACCCAGAAAGCGCCTGGCACAATTGCTCGGGCTGTTCTTGCTGTTTTACGCATTGGCCTGTTGGTACGGAGCGTTGAGCGGTCATAGCAATCCACTTAACCCCATTGGCCAGCCGCGCATCGTCGCCAGCAACGAGCAGCAACCGCAAATCGCCAGCACGTGGCAAACCATCACCACGCCAGCCGAACTGGATCGCGCCCTCGCCGAAGCCAAATCCTCCGGCACGCCACTGCTGCTCGACTGGTACGCCGACTGGTGCATCAGTTGCAAAGTCATCGAACACGAAGTGCTCAACGATGCCAACGTCGTCGAACGTCTCAAAGGCTATCGACTGATCCGTTTCGACATCACCGCCAGCAACAGCGAACAGCGCGCCCTGCTCGACCGCTACAAGTTGTTCGGCCCTCCGTCGCTGATGTTTTTCGGCAAGGACGGCGTCGAACGCACCGATGTGCGAGTGATCGGCGAGATAAACGCCACCAACTTCGCCAAACGCGTTGCGAAAGCAAATGACCGGATTTAA
- the accB gene encoding acetyl-CoA carboxylase biotin carboxyl carrier protein yields MDIRKVKKLIELLEESGIDELEIKEGEESVRISRHSKTPAQQYYAPAPMHAPAPAPVAAAAPVAAAAPAAPTLNGNVARSPMVGTFYRKSSPSSPSFVEVGQTVKKGDTLCIVEAMKMMNHIEADHSGVIESILVEDGQPVEFDQPLFTIV; encoded by the coding sequence ATGGATATCCGTAAAGTTAAGAAACTGATCGAATTGCTGGAAGAGTCCGGCATCGACGAGCTTGAGATCAAGGAAGGCGAAGAGTCCGTACGCATCAGCCGTCACAGCAAGACGCCGGCTCAGCAGTACTACGCACCGGCTCCGATGCATGCACCGGCACCGGCGCCAGTTGCTGCCGCCGCTCCGGTTGCTGCCGCTGCTCCAGCGGCTCCAACGCTGAACGGCAATGTTGCCCGCTCGCCGATGGTCGGCACGTTCTATCGCAAATCTTCGCCAAGCTCGCCATCCTTCGTTGAAGTCGGCCAGACCGTGAAGAAAGGCGACACTCTGTGCATCGTCGAAGCCATGAAGATGATGAACCACATCGAGGCTGACCACAGCGGTGTGATCGAATCCATCCTCGTCGAAGACGGCCAGCCGGTTGAGTTCGACCAACCGCTGTTCACCATCGTTTGA
- the speA gene encoding arginine decarboxylase, whose product MSVRRTRKDDGSQWTVADSRSVYGIRHWGAGYFAINDAGRVEVRPNGPTSSPIDLFEQVDQLRKSGLSLPLLVRFPDILQDRVRQLTGAFDANIERLEYQSKYTALYPIKVNQQEAVIENIIATQNVSIGLEAGSKPELLAVLALAPKGGTIVCNGYKDREFIRLALMGQKLGHNVFIVIEKESEVGLVIEEAASLKVKPQVGLRVRLSSLASSKWADTGGEKSKFGLSAAQLLSVVERFRAAGLDQGIRLLHFHMGSQIANLADYQHGFKEAIRYYGELRNLGLPVDHIDVGGGLGVDYDGTHSRNASSINYDMDDYAGVVVGMLKEFCDAQSLPHPNIFSESGRSLTAHHAMLVVQVTDVEKHNDDVPQIDNKEELPETVQWLVDLLGPTDIEMVTETYWRATHYMSDIATQYADGKLTLAEKALAEQCYFAVCRRLHNSLKARQRSHRQVLDELNDKLADKYICNFSVFQSLPDTWAIGQVLPILPLHRLDEEPLRRAVLQDLTCDSDGKIKQYVDEQSIETSLPVHGLNEGEDYLLGIFLVGAYQEILGDMHNLFGDTDSVNIYQNADGSVYHAGIETHDTIEDMLRYVHLSPEELMTHYRDKCASARISASERTQFLDALRLGLTRSSYLSS is encoded by the coding sequence ATGTCCGTAAGACGCACACGCAAAGATGATGGCAGCCAATGGACAGTTGCGGACAGCCGCAGTGTTTACGGGATTCGCCATTGGGGGGCCGGGTATTTCGCGATCAATGACGCCGGTCGCGTCGAAGTTCGTCCGAACGGCCCGACCAGTTCGCCTATCGACCTGTTCGAGCAAGTCGACCAACTGCGCAAAAGCGGTTTGTCCTTGCCGCTGCTGGTGCGTTTCCCAGACATCCTGCAAGACCGCGTGCGTCAGCTGACCGGTGCGTTCGATGCCAACATCGAGCGCCTGGAATACCAGAGCAAGTACACCGCGCTGTACCCGATCAAGGTTAACCAGCAGGAAGCGGTGATCGAAAACATCATCGCCACCCAGAACGTATCGATCGGCCTTGAAGCCGGCTCCAAGCCTGAGCTGCTGGCGGTACTGGCACTGGCGCCGAAGGGCGGCACCATTGTCTGCAACGGTTACAAGGACCGCGAGTTCATCCGTCTGGCGCTGATGGGCCAGAAGCTGGGCCACAACGTGTTCATCGTGATCGAGAAAGAATCCGAAGTCGGTCTGGTGATCGAAGAAGCGGCGTCGCTCAAGGTCAAGCCACAGGTCGGCCTGCGCGTGCGTCTGTCGTCCCTGGCGTCGAGCAAGTGGGCTGACACCGGTGGCGAAAAATCCAAGTTCGGCCTGTCGGCGGCGCAACTGCTGTCGGTGGTCGAGCGTTTCCGTGCTGCTGGCCTGGACCAGGGCATCCGCCTGCTGCACTTCCACATGGGGTCGCAGATCGCCAACCTGGCGGACTACCAGCACGGCTTCAAGGAAGCGATTCGTTACTACGGCGAACTGCGCAATCTTGGCCTGCCGGTCGATCACATCGACGTCGGCGGCGGTTTGGGCGTGGACTACGACGGTACTCACTCGCGTAACGCCAGTTCGATCAACTACGACATGGACGATTACGCCGGTGTCGTGGTCGGGATGCTCAAGGAATTCTGCGACGCGCAGAGCCTGCCGCACCCGAATATCTTCTCTGAAAGCGGCCGCTCCCTGACCGCTCACCACGCGATGCTGGTGGTTCAGGTGACCGACGTCGAGAAACACAACGATGACGTGCCGCAGATCGACAACAAGGAAGAGCTGCCGGAAACCGTGCAATGGCTGGTTGACCTGCTGGGCCCGACCGACATCGAAATGGTCACTGAAACCTACTGGCGCGCCACGCACTACATGAGCGACATCGCAACCCAGTACGCCGATGGCAAATTGACCCTGGCCGAAAAAGCCCTGGCCGAGCAATGCTATTTCGCCGTGTGCCGTCGCCTGCACAACTCGTTGAAGGCCCGTCAGCGTTCGCACCGTCAGGTGCTCGATGAGCTCAACGACAAACTGGCCGACAAGTACATCTGCAACTTCTCGGTATTCCAGAGCCTGCCAGACACCTGGGCCATCGGCCAGGTCCTGCCGATCCTGCCGCTGCACCGTCTCGACGAAGAGCCACTGCGCCGTGCGGTGCTGCAAGACTTGACCTGCGACTCCGATGGCAAGATCAAGCAGTACGTCGACGAGCAAAGCATCGAGACCAGCCTGCCGGTACACGGTTTGAACGAAGGTGAAGACTATCTGCTGGGCATTTTCCTGGTGGGTGCCTACCAGGAAATTCTGGGCGACATGCACAACCTGTTCGGTGACACCGACTCGGTGAACATCTATCAGAATGCCGACGGCAGCGTGTACCACGCCGGTATCGAAACCCACGACACCATCGAAGACATGCTGCGTTACGTGCACTTGTCGCCGGAAGAGCTGATGACCCACTACCGCGACAAGTGCGCCAGTGCCCGCATCAGCGCCAGCGAGCGCACCCAGTTCCTCGATGCCTTGCGTCTGGGCCTGACCCGTTCGTCTTACCTGTCTTCTTGA
- a CDS encoding DUF2333 family protein has product MLDWKNRTGSAPERAAEPKSATRSYFGGLLFSRALATLICLYLLVAIALGWYWSQEPALFPVQQNAQMAAEKEGKQMVVGYTTVETLKTVAGTLLTKPGGYISNDRFPPGLWMDNMPSWEYGVLVQVRDLSRALRKDFARSQSQSAEDADLAKAEPRFNFDNKSWVLPSSESEYQEGINSLSRYQARLSGPDQKSALFYARADNLNNWLGDVGTRLGSLSQRLSASVGRVKLNTALKTEVTALGQVPQVDEEVVETPWMQIDNVFYEARGQAWALSHLLRAIEVDFADVLAKKNATVSVRQIIRELEASQEPVWSPMILNGSGFGVLANHSLVMANYISRANAAVIDLRQLLNQG; this is encoded by the coding sequence ATGCTGGACTGGAAGAACCGCACAGGCAGTGCGCCTGAGCGTGCCGCTGAACCGAAATCGGCCACCCGTAGTTATTTTGGTGGCCTGTTGTTCAGTCGGGCGCTGGCCACTCTGATTTGCCTTTACTTGTTGGTGGCTATCGCGCTGGGCTGGTACTGGAGCCAGGAACCCGCGTTGTTCCCGGTTCAGCAGAATGCCCAGATGGCGGCCGAGAAAGAAGGCAAGCAGATGGTGGTCGGGTACACCACGGTGGAAACCCTCAAGACCGTCGCCGGTACCTTGCTGACTAAACCGGGTGGCTATATTTCCAACGACCGTTTCCCGCCGGGCTTATGGATGGACAACATGCCGAGCTGGGAATATGGCGTGCTGGTCCAGGTCCGCGATCTGAGCCGTGCGCTGCGTAAAGACTTTGCCCGTTCCCAATCGCAGTCCGCTGAAGACGCCGACCTGGCCAAGGCCGAGCCGCGCTTCAACTTCGACAACAAGAGCTGGGTGCTGCCATCCAGTGAGTCCGAGTATCAGGAAGGCATCAATTCCCTGAGCCGTTATCAGGCACGTCTGTCGGGTCCTGACCAGAAAAGCGCGCTGTTCTATGCCCGCGCCGACAACCTGAACAACTGGCTGGGTGATGTGGGGACCCGTCTGGGCTCCCTGTCGCAACGGCTGTCGGCCAGCGTTGGCCGGGTCAAGCTCAACACTGCGCTGAAAACCGAAGTCACGGCGCTCGGTCAGGTGCCGCAGGTTGACGAAGAAGTGGTTGAAACCCCGTGGATGCAGATCGATAACGTGTTCTACGAAGCCCGCGGTCAGGCTTGGGCACTGTCCCATCTGCTGCGCGCCATCGAAGTCGACTTCGCCGATGTGTTGGCGAAGAAAAACGCCACGGTCAGCGTGCGCCAGATCATCCGTGAGCTGGAGGCCTCGCAAGAGCCGGTCTGGAGCCCGATGATCCTCAACGGTAGCGGCTTCGGTGTGCTGGCCAACCACTCGCTGGTCATGGCCAATTACATCTCCCGGGCCAACGCCGCGGTGATCGACTTGCGTCAACTGCTCAATCAGGGCTGA
- a CDS encoding polymorphic toxin type 44 domain-containing protein → MAIAFHKKKVLKEGSAFIYSWFYSQVRNRGPWDYKKLSPDYEAFGNFNYGATGIAAGFSENVLLRAAGLAQTQAKTTKVEFGSWWSEAPFGDDPADQEWIKKGVRYARFRNY, encoded by the coding sequence ATGGCCATTGCCTTCCACAAGAAAAAAGTTTTGAAAGAGGGATCCGCATTCATTTACTCCTGGTTCTATAGCCAAGTCAGAAATCGCGGCCCTTGGGACTACAAAAAGCTATCCCCTGACTATGAAGCCTTTGGCAATTTCAATTACGGCGCGACCGGGATTGCTGCGGGGTTTTCCGAGAATGTTCTGTTACGTGCCGCCGGCCTTGCCCAGACACAGGCAAAAACGACAAAAGTAGAATTTGGAAGCTGGTGGAGCGAGGCTCCTTTTGGCGATGATCCTGCGGATCAGGAATGGATCAAGAAGGGAGTCAGGTATGCCCGTTTCAGGAACTACTAA
- a CDS encoding methyl-accepting chemotaxis protein: MRLKLLTNLNTLLLVAVCVALGATLWWSQKALERPYLLVERYLGLSQQFHNEVARNVEDYLASGDALRLSSASQAIDGLQKELGELPPPLADTLRPSLSNLEEFSKTDLLAAGKLAGDPQALLLQAERELGASLDQLSQYASGNAAYLTPLLAASLHLGKLSLARDKLVSSGRSELAADVEREVANIRVQAEQLNTLPLLGVTASSESNTDDFSAMMGLENTEKAVAEDAGVSLKRELNSLLTRYPTELARTREQIQKRADLSTATHLKITAVQQAIAGLEPVVRAQHGQIQGEVRLMQGVMIGLILLIALLIDTLQRRLARTLTNLAPALSIWAEGDFSRDIQLGATNRELHDIQASLNRLRAYLVELVGTIRLNAEQVAGSSRTLAELSNDLHSGAEHQAGDTALIRDSLGELEATIQQVAGDASQAADASRHAGLAVEHGQKVIGLSLTGLHALVGEVQGNAQMIEHLAEESATIGGVLTVIRSIADQTNLLALNAAIEAARAGEMGRGFAVVAEEVRSLAQRTAGATAEIQTLIAGLQTAARQSVEGMRAQVEHAEATANQAQAADGALDKIVGAIQTIADTAVRIADVTAQQSGAVSEIRDHSERIHQLGGDNLLRIGEGRSQGEHLLTLGGQLHTAVQAFRV, translated from the coding sequence ATGCGCCTGAAGCTGTTGACCAATCTCAATACCCTCCTTCTGGTCGCCGTCTGCGTGGCCCTCGGCGCTACCCTCTGGTGGTCGCAAAAAGCCCTGGAACGCCCCTACCTGTTGGTGGAGCGTTACCTGGGCCTGTCTCAGCAGTTTCATAATGAAGTGGCGCGCAACGTCGAGGATTACCTGGCCAGCGGCGATGCCCTGCGCCTGAGCAGCGCCAGCCAGGCCATCGACGGCCTGCAAAAGGAGCTCGGCGAATTGCCGCCGCCCCTGGCCGACACCTTGCGCCCCAGCCTGTCGAACCTGGAGGAGTTCAGCAAGACGGACCTGCTGGCCGCCGGCAAACTCGCGGGCGATCCACAAGCACTGCTGCTGCAAGCTGAACGCGAGCTCGGCGCCAGCCTCGATCAGCTCAGTCAGTACGCCAGCGGCAACGCGGCGTACCTGACGCCTTTGCTCGCGGCCTCCCTGCATCTGGGCAAGCTGTCTCTGGCCCGGGATAAACTGGTCAGCAGCGGGCGCAGCGAACTGGCCGCCGATGTCGAGCGCGAAGTCGCTAACATCCGCGTTCAAGCTGAACAATTGAACACCTTGCCGCTGCTGGGGGTGACTGCCAGCAGCGAATCGAACACCGATGACTTCTCCGCCATGATGGGCCTGGAGAACACCGAGAAAGCCGTCGCCGAAGACGCCGGCGTCAGCCTCAAGCGTGAACTCAACAGCCTGCTCACCCGCTACCCGACTGAACTGGCACGCACGCGCGAACAGATCCAGAAACGCGCCGACCTCAGCACCGCGACTCACTTGAAAATCACCGCCGTGCAGCAGGCCATCGCCGGGCTGGAACCGGTAGTGCGCGCCCAGCACGGGCAAATCCAGGGCGAAGTGCGGCTGATGCAGGGCGTGATGATCGGGCTGATTCTGCTGATCGCCTTGCTCATCGATACCTTGCAGCGACGCCTGGCCCGAACCCTGACCAATCTGGCACCAGCCCTTTCGATCTGGGCCGAGGGCGACTTCAGTCGCGACATTCAACTGGGTGCGACCAACCGCGAACTGCATGACATTCAAGCTTCGCTCAATCGCTTGCGCGCCTATCTGGTCGAGCTGGTGGGGACCATTCGCCTCAATGCCGAGCAAGTCGCCGGCAGCAGCCGGACGCTCGCCGAATTGAGCAACGACCTGCACAGCGGTGCCGAGCATCAGGCCGGCGACACCGCGTTGATCCGCGACTCTCTCGGCGAACTCGAGGCGACGATTCAACAAGTCGCCGGTGACGCCAGCCAGGCCGCGGACGCCAGTCGTCATGCAGGGCTTGCAGTGGAACACGGTCAGAAAGTCATCGGCCTGAGCCTCACGGGTCTGCATGCGCTGGTGGGTGAAGTGCAAGGCAACGCACAGATGATCGAACATCTGGCCGAAGAGTCGGCGACCATCGGCGGCGTGCTGACGGTGATTCGCTCGATTGCCGACCAGACCAACCTGCTGGCCCTGAACGCCGCCATCGAAGCGGCCCGCGCCGGGGAGATGGGCCGGGGATTTGCAGTGGTGGCCGAAGAGGTTCGCTCACTGGCACAACGCACCGCCGGTGCCACGGCCGAGATTCAGACGCTGATCGCCGGCCTGCAAACCGCCGCGCGGCAGTCGGTCGAAGGCATGCGCGCCCAGGTCGAACACGCCGAAGCCACGGCCAATCAGGCCCAGGCGGCCGACGGTGCACTGGATAAAATCGTCGGGGCGATCCAGACCATTGCCGACACCGCCGTGCGCATCGCCGATGTCACCGCCCAGCAGAGCGGCGCTGTCAGCGAAATCCGCGATCACAGTGAACGGATTCATCAATTGGGTGGGGATAACTTGCTGAGGATTGGTGAAGGGCGCAGCCAAGGCGAACATTTACTGACATTGGGTGGGCAGTTGCATACAGCGGTGCAGGCATTTCGGGTTTAA
- the aroQ gene encoding type II 3-dehydroquinate dehydratase has protein sequence MATLLVLHGPNLNLLGTREPGVYGATTLAQINQDLEQRARNAGHHLLYLQSNAEYELIDRIHAARGEGVDFILINPAAFTHTSVALRDALLAVSIPFIEVHLSNVHKREPFRHHSYFSDVAVGVICGLGASGYRLALEAALEQLERQATA, from the coding sequence ATGGCGACCCTATTGGTTTTGCACGGCCCTAACCTGAACCTGCTCGGCACCCGGGAACCGGGCGTCTACGGTGCAACCACCCTGGCGCAAATCAACCAGGATCTGGAACAGCGCGCGCGCAATGCCGGCCACCATTTGCTTTACCTGCAAAGCAACGCCGAGTACGAATTGATCGACCGCATCCACGCTGCTCGCGGCGAAGGTGTGGACTTCATTCTGATCAATCCAGCAGCTTTTACGCATACAAGTGTCGCATTACGTGACGCGCTGCTGGCAGTGAGCATCCCATTCATCGAAGTGCATTTGTCTAACGTGCACAAACGCGAACCTTTCCGCCATCACTCTTACTTCTCCGATGTAGCGGTGGGAGTGATCTGCGGCCTTGGCGCCAGCGGTTATCGACTGGCCCTGGAGGCCGCACTAGAGCAGCTTGAAAGACAGGCAACGGCTTGA
- the gcbA gene encoding diguanylate cyclase GcbA: MTEPEDPSRERLKHHFAQRVIHQARQILEIWQRLQRNEWSTTDLSELSEANLRLLRFAERFEQPEHTLLARHIGQSLEAVDANRGRLSSGLITDLNRLMQRLSRTGLRHGDQLEHTFLPPLRKPIYVMLQDHDRAERLAKQLEFFGLSAQALDSVAAFRASMIERLPAAIVMDVDFSGAGIGLKLAAEAQQGLEQPLPLLFFSLHETDTPTRLAAVRAGGQEFLTGTLEASSLLEKIEVLTCVAQYEPYKVLIIDDSRAQALHTERLLNSAGIVTRTLIEPIQAMAELADFQPDLIILDMYMPACTGTELAKVIRHNDRYVSVPIIYLSAEDDLDKQLDAMSEGGDDFLTKPIKPRHLITTVRNRAARARNLKARMVRDSLTGLYNHTHILQLLEDCSFRARRENKPLSFAMLDIDHFKRVNDSHGHPMGDRVIKSLALFLKQRLRKTDFIGRYGGEEFAIVMPDTDIESAYKVLDEIRQRFAEIHYPAQPQDLWCTFSAGVVELHENSDSLMMATQADEALYRAKDGGRNRVQAARESKQSATFSSESTDSVITL; the protein is encoded by the coding sequence ATGACCGAGCCAGAAGACCCCAGCCGTGAGCGCCTCAAGCACCACTTTGCCCAGCGGGTAATTCATCAGGCACGTCAGATTCTTGAGATATGGCAACGCCTGCAGCGCAATGAATGGTCCACCACCGACTTGTCGGAGCTGAGCGAGGCCAATCTGCGCCTGCTGCGCTTTGCCGAACGTTTCGAACAACCGGAACACACCCTGCTGGCCCGTCATATCGGCCAGTCGCTGGAGGCCGTCGACGCCAATCGCGGACGCCTGAGCAGCGGATTGATCACTGACCTCAACCGCTTGATGCAGCGCTTGTCCCGCACCGGCCTACGCCATGGTGATCAGCTCGAGCACACGTTCCTGCCGCCGCTGCGCAAACCGATCTACGTGATGCTGCAGGATCACGACCGGGCCGAACGGCTGGCCAAGCAACTCGAATTCTTCGGGCTCAGTGCTCAAGCCCTCGACAGTGTCGCCGCGTTCCGCGCTTCGATGATCGAGCGGTTACCGGCGGCGATTGTCATGGACGTCGACTTCAGCGGTGCCGGCATTGGCCTGAAACTGGCGGCCGAAGCCCAGCAAGGCCTGGAGCAGCCCTTGCCGCTGTTGTTTTTCAGCCTGCACGAAACCGACACCCCGACCCGCCTCGCCGCCGTGCGCGCCGGTGGCCAGGAGTTTCTCACCGGCACCCTCGAAGCCTCGAGCCTGCTGGAAAAGATCGAAGTGCTGACCTGCGTCGCCCAGTACGAACCTTATAAAGTGCTGATCATCGACGACTCCCGCGCGCAGGCCTTGCACACCGAGCGCCTGCTCAACAGCGCCGGGATCGTCACACGGACCTTGATCGAACCGATCCAGGCCATGGCCGAACTGGCGGATTTCCAGCCTGACCTGATCATCCTCGACATGTACATGCCGGCCTGCACCGGTACGGAACTGGCCAAGGTGATCCGCCATAACGACCGCTATGTCAGCGTGCCGATCATTTATCTGTCGGCCGAAGACGATCTGGACAAGCAGCTCGACGCCATGAGTGAGGGCGGCGACGACTTCCTGACCAAGCCGATCAAGCCGCGACACCTGATCACCACCGTGCGCAACCGTGCGGCGCGGGCGCGCAATCTGAAAGCGCGGATGGTGCGCGACAGCCTGACCGGTTTGTACAACCACACCCACATTCTGCAATTGCTCGAAGACTGTTCATTCCGCGCCCGTCGCGAAAACAAGCCGCTGAGCTTTGCGATGCTCGACATCGACCACTTCAAACGGGTCAACGACAGCCACGGTCACCCCATGGGCGACCGGGTGATCAAGAGCCTGGCGCTGTTCCTCAAGCAACGGTTGCGCAAGACCGACTTCATCGGCCGTTACGGCGGTGAAGAGTTCGCCATCGTCATGCCGGACACCGATATTGAATCGGCCTACAAGGTGCTCGACGAAATCCGTCAACGCTTTGCTGAAATCCACTACCCCGCTCAACCCCAAGACCTCTGGTGCACCTTCAGTGCCGGCGTCGTCGAACTACACGAAAACTCCGACAGCCTGATGATGGCCACACAGGCAGACGAGGCGCTGTACCGCGCCAAAGACGGCGGACGCAACCGCGTGCAAGCCGCGCGGGAGTCAAAGCAAAGTGCCACTTTTTCATCGGAATCGACCGATTCGGTCATAACCCTGTAA
- a CDS encoding NUDIX hydrolase: MVDSAKEAAHRAASDAEQIAWVDEQDNLLGARVRSDLRERGLIGRGTYIMLFNSAGELCVHRRTLSKAIYPGYWDVAAGGMVLATETYAESAARELEEELGVSGVELTAHDHFFFEDTGNRLWCSAFSAVWDGPLILQPEEVLEARFIPIDQVLLDIQQKPYCPDSLAALKRYLRAQGDDVAKEL; this comes from the coding sequence ATGGTAGATAGCGCTAAAGAGGCCGCCCACCGCGCGGCCTCCGATGCCGAACAGATCGCCTGGGTCGACGAGCAGGATAACCTGCTCGGCGCTCGGGTCCGCTCCGACCTGCGCGAGCGCGGGCTGATCGGGCGCGGCACCTACATCATGCTGTTCAATTCTGCCGGCGAGTTGTGCGTACATCGGCGCACCCTGAGCAAAGCGATATACCCCGGTTACTGGGACGTGGCGGCCGGCGGCATGGTGTTGGCCACCGAGACCTATGCCGAATCGGCGGCCCGTGAGCTGGAAGAAGAGTTGGGGGTGAGCGGTGTGGAACTGACTGCTCATGATCACTTTTTCTTCGAGGACACCGGCAACCGGCTCTGGTGTTCGGCGTTTTCGGCGGTGTGGGACGGCCCATTGATCCTGCAGCCCGAAGAGGTGCTGGAGGCGCGCTTTATCCCGATTGATCAGGTCCTGCTGGATATCCAGCAAAAGCCGTACTGCCCGGACTCTTTGGCAGCCCTGAAGCGCTATCTTCGCGCCCAAGGGGATGACGTCGCAAAAGAGCTGTAA
- a CDS encoding translation initiation factor Sui1 has protein sequence MAKKAASFAALGGLVFSTDAGRHCPECSKPVDACICKQTVIPAGDGIARVRRESKGRGGKTVTTITGVPLAEDALKELATTLKKRCGTGGALKDGIIEIQGDHVELLLAELIKHGFKAKKSGG, from the coding sequence GTGGCCAAAAAAGCCGCATCCTTCGCCGCCCTAGGTGGCCTGGTATTTTCCACCGACGCAGGTCGTCATTGCCCGGAATGCAGTAAACCGGTGGACGCCTGCATCTGCAAACAAACCGTTATCCCGGCCGGCGACGGCATCGCTCGCGTGCGTCGCGAAAGCAAGGGTCGTGGCGGCAAGACGGTGACGACCATCACCGGCGTGCCGTTGGCCGAAGACGCGCTCAAGGAACTGGCCACCACGTTGAAGAAACGTTGCGGGACCGGTGGGGCGTTGAAAGACGGGATCATCGAAATCCAGGGCGATCATGTCGAGCTACTCTTGGCTGAGCTGATCAAACACGGTTTCAAAGCGAAGAAGTCCGGCGGCTAG